CCCGAATGGTCGGGCGAGGTGAAGCCGGGCGACAGTATTCTCGCTTTCGACGAACAGGGGTTCGGCGACGCGATCCAATTTTCGCGCTATCTGCCGCCGCTGATCAAAGCCGGCGCCAAAGTGACGTTCTTTTGCCGGAAGAAACTTCATCGTCTTCTTAGCACGTTGGATCCGGCGATCCGCCTCGTGGATACGATCGGCAACGCCGAGGATTTCGATTGTCAGGTGGCGCTTTCGAGTTTCCCTTTCATCCTCAAAACGCGGCTTGAGACGATCCCCGCGGCAACGCCTTACATTTTCGCCGAAGCCGAGAGGGTGGCGCAATGGAAGCACCGCCTCGGTCCCGAGGGGTTCAAGATCGGTCTTTGCTGGCACGGCAATCAGAATGTCCGCGCTGATCCGGCACGTTCCATTCCCTTGGCGGCTTTCGCGGCGCTTGCGGCCGAGGGCGTCAGATTGATCGGCCTGCAGGTGGGCGCGGGCACGGAACAGCTCGACGATCTTCCGCCGTCCATGCGGATCGAACGGCTAGGCGTTGATTTCGACGCCGGACCGGATGCGTTTGTCGATACGGCCGCCGTGATGCAGGGGCTCGATCTCATCCTGACCTGCGACACGTCTGTCGCGCATCTCGCAGGGGCCTTGGGACGTCCGGTCTGGCTTTTGTTGAAGCCCGTCCCCGATTGGCGATGGCTTCTCGATCGCGCCGATTCGCCCTGGTACCCGACGATGCGATTGTTTCGCCGGACCGGGACGGAGAGTTGGACAGATCTGCTCGCGCGTGTCGCCATCGCGCTTCATGAGCATCTTGGTCCATCGCGCCAATAAAAACGCCCCGCCTGTTGCTAGACGGGGCGTCGATCGTTTCGCCGTAGGGTTAGTCGATTACCTGAACCACGCGGCGCGTGTGCGGGTCGACGAGCACGGTACGCTCGTTGATGATGGTGTAACGATAGGCGGGTGCCACATGATATTCCGGCGGCACGTCGTAATAAGTGATGCCTTCCGTCGGCAGTTCCGCACCGACCTCGACCGGTTCCGCGTAGCGATAGGACGAACGGTGCGTGCGCACCACATAGTCGTGGAACCGCGGCCCTTCGTCCGCGCCAAGCACGCCCGCGACGCCGCCGGTCACCCCGCCGACGACGCCACCCACAACGGCCCCCACGGGCCCCGCGGCTGCGCCGCCTTCGGCCGCGCCTCTCTCAGATCCCCCGACGACGCCCTGAGCCTGGGCCGCGAGCGGAAGCGTCAAAAGGCCCGAAAGAACGGCAATACCCATCTTTATCGTCATGCAGTCTTCTCCCGAAGTTGACTGCCAACCGAACGGCATCTTCGAGGGATGGTTCCAGCGTGGCCGTGAAGTTTGCAGGGCCGGCGGCAGTCATCTGGTGCGCCATCCACCGCGCCTTTGCCGGCGCCTGGCCTCTCCGGCTTGCGCCGCGCAAGGCGGGATGCTACCGCCGAACCTATGAGAATTTTTCGCGACAAAGCGAAACTTTGGGCCAATGTTTATTAGGCTGAGATGACGATTCGTCTTCACAAAGGTGACCTGCCGGACGGCACGACTTACGGCGATGCGGTTGCGATCGATACGGAAACGCTTGGCCTGGTCCCTCAGCGCGACCGGCTCTGCGTGGTTCAATTGTCGGGCGGCGACGGCAATGCCGATGTCGTTCAGATCGCGCCGGGACAGACGCGCGCCCCCAATATCGAGCGTCTATTGGCCGACCGCGCCGTCACCAAACTGTTTCATTTCGCGCGGTTCGACATTGCGATTCTCTACAAGACCTTCGGCGTCATGGCGGAGCCGATCTATTGCACCAAGATCGCCTCGAAACTGGCACGGACCTATACCGACCGGCATGGGCTGAAGGATCTCGTCCGTGAGCTTCTCGCCGTCGAATTGTCGAAACAGCAGCAATCCTCCGATTGGGGCGCGGATACGTTAAGCGATGCGCAACTCACCTATGCGGCCTCGGATGTGCTGCATCTCCATGCTCTGCGCGCCAAGCTCGATATGATGCTTTTGCGCGAAAACCGGTTTCAATATGCCGAGGCCTGTTTCGCGTTTTTGCCGGTCCGGGCCAAACTGGATTTGGGCGGCTGGCCGAATACGGATATATTTTCCCACGAATAGGGGGCTCGCGCCTGCCCGCGCGTATAAACGATTGGCGCGGGGGGATTTGCGCACCTGGATATTTAACGGGCTTGATCTGTAAATTTGTTGCAAATTGTTATTGGAGCCTTCACGGCGCCGGTTTCCGTCATTGATTTAGCAGGGACTTTTTGAGGAGCGGCGCGCAGGGCGGGCCGGAACATCCGCAAAAAGGCCGCACGGACGAGATAAGCTTGCTATGGTTGAAATGCTGTCGTAACCGGCCGAAAAGATTTTAATGGTTTTGCGGAATCAATTCCGAACTGGCCGCGGTTTTTTCAAGCTTATACTTAAGTTTAGCAATGAGGCGCGCGGGCGGACGGTTTTCGGATTGCGCCGCGATAGCGTAAAATCGATCGCAGAGGGATGTGACGGATAGAATGGTTGGCGCGCGATTTGAGATAGTGGTGCCGCAGCGGCATGATGCGCTTCGCACAGCCGACCGCCATTCCGCGCGCGTCCGGTTTCTGCGACGAGCCATTGTCATCGGCGCCAGCGTGACCACCGCTTTCATCGCCGTTATCGGGCTGTTCGATCCCTTCAAACATATGCCCGTCACGATTTCCGTCGCTTCGGTTCATTTGAATGGAACGCGCGTGACGACCGAAGACCCGAAGATGACCGGCTTTCGCAAGGACGGCCGCGCCTATGAGATCGTCGCTTCGTCAGGTATTCAGGACATTCTCGATACCAATATAACGGAACTCGTCGGCGTTAAGGCCAAAGTGGTCATGGGCGATGACTCAACCGCGCGCGTGCTGGCCGGCTTCGGGACGCATGACAGTCTGCATGACACGATGAAGCTGCGCGAAAATGTGCATATCCTGAATGCGGCCGGCTATGAGTTCTTAATGAAATCCGTGACGATGAATTTCAAAAGCAATGACATGGTCACCGACGAACCGGCGACATTGCTGTTGAACGGAGCGCGGTTCGATGCCGATCGCATGACCATCGGCGACAATGGTCACAGGGTCACGTTTGAAGGGTCGGTGAAATCCGTCATTCAACAAGACTCCACCGACACGTCCGTGGGTGCTTTGACGAGCGCCGAACGATGAGGAGCTTGATGCGCGACTTGTTTCCTGCGCGATGCCGCAGCTCCATGCTGGCTTTGTTGTTTTGCATCGCGGCGGCAGTCCCTGCTTCGGCGGAAAAAAACCAAGCGTCGGGCGGCGGCCCGCTGCCGGGATCGAATTCGAAAGAGCCGATCAATATAGACGCCGCCAAACTCGATTATTACGACAAGGAACAAAAGCTGGTCTACACGGGCAATGTCGTGGCCGTGCAGGGCGAGAGCTGTTTGCTGGCCCCCGTGCTCACCATATTTCTGATGCCGAAAGATCAGTCGAATGGAACCGGCACGCCGTCTGCGACCAATAATCAGGTCCGCCGGATGGAGGCGTCAGGTCCCGTGACCCTGACGCAAAAGGACCAGGTCGGGACCGGCGACAACGGCATTTACGTGAAGGCCGACAATAAAGTTTATTTGAACGGAAACGTGACGTTGACGCAGGGCCCCAATGTCACGAAGGGCGATAAACTGGTCTATGACCTCAATACGAGCCAGGCTGTCGTCATCGGCAATGTCCGGAGCCTGTTTTTGCCGAATAATAACGCGTCTGAGGACGCGGCACCCAAAAAATTTGCCAAATGCGGGGGATCCACCAAACTCGGCGCTCCTCGGAATGACGCAGCGTTAAAAACCCAATGAGCGCGTTCTGGCTCTTGTCAAATCCCGTCGTGGCGTTGAAATGGATCGACGGGAAAGCGCCCTGATCATGTCACTCTGTCGGACCGCATCTTTCCAGCCTAAGTTAGTCGAGGGTCTGCGCATTTTGCTTGTGAGATCGACCCGTACTTCTTCGGCGCGGAATGCCGCGGCGGGCTGGATTGCCGCGCTTGTTGAGCCTATCATCATGTTGTTTCCTAAGTTGTTTCGGTCATCGAGCAAGGAGCGGCTGGAAGCGCCAGCGGCCGGCTATGGCGATTGGCTCATGGAGGAAACGCAGGCCGCCGAGGCGCAATTTCACGATCGCCTTCCGCCCGAATGGATCCCCGAGGACCTCTCCGCCCCGCAGAATGCGAGCGCGCCGAACCAGCCCCAACAGAATATGCGGGCGCCGGCGGAGCAACCTCGCGTTGACACCGACGGCCTGCTTTCGGTGCGGCATTTGCGCAAAATCTACAAAGGCCGACGCGTCGTGGAGGACGTCAGCCTCGAAGTGAGGCGCGGCGAGGCCATTGGATTGCTCGGTCCCAACGGCGCCGGCAAGACGACTGTTTTTTACATGATCAGCGGGCTTGTGCGGCCGGATGTCGGCGCCATCGAAATCGACGGCCACGATGTCACAATCCTGCCGATGTACAGACGCGCCCGCCTCGGCATCGGATATTTGCCGCAGGAGGCTTCGGTGTTCCGCGGCCTGTCGGTCGAGCAAAATATTCTAGCCGTGCTCGAGATCACTCAGCCGGACCGGCGCGCCCGTGCCGCCGAGCTTGAGGGCCTGCTTGAGGAATTCGATCTTGCGCGCTTGCGTAAATCGCCCGCGATCGCATTGTCGGGTGGTGAGCGGCGGCGCTGCGAAATCGCCCGCTCGCTCGCCGGGCATCCGTCCTTCATTCTTCTCGACGAGCCCTTTGCCGGCGTTGATCCGATCGCGGTCGGCGATATCCAAAGTCTGGTTCAGCACCTGACGCAGCGTGGCATTGGCGTTTTGATCACCGACCATAATGTGCGCGAGACCTTGGGCCTGATCGACCGGGCCTATATCATCCATTCCGGCCATGTCCTGACCGAAGGCACGCCCGACGAGATCGTTGCTGATCCGGACGTCCGGCGGCTCTATCTCGGAGAAGATTTCCGGATGTAGAGCCCTGGCGCTAGGCGATTTTTGCGTCGCAGGGGATAAACTGCGACAAAATTGCCATAGATGCGGAATCTGGGACTCACACTGCGGATTTCTATGCTATAAGCAAAAAACGGGCCGCGACATGCCTTCGCATGCGGAGAACCCTGGAAAAGCGTAGAGTCGACAGCATAAATGGCGCTTACGACCAAGCTCATCATGCGCCAGGGCCAATCCCTGGTAATGACGCCGCAGCTTCTGCAGGCCATCAAACTACTTCAATTTTCCAATCTGGAACTGGCGGCTTTCGTCCAGGAAGAACTCGAACGTAATCCGCTTCTGGAACGCGCCGAAGACGCGCCCGACCCGCATGAAATCATGGGGGTCAGCGACGGACAGGCCGGCGCCGAGAGCCAGAACAATCTCGAATTCAACGATGCCTCGGACACCGACTGGAGTTCCGACACGTTTGCGACAGACCGCGGCGCGCTCGAAGCGAGCCTTGGTACGGAACTGTCCAATACGTTCGAGGACGACCGCGTGCATGCCACGGCCGAACATCATGAGATGGCCGATTCAAACGGACTTTCCGCGACCTCCTGGTCCGGGTCTTCGAGCCCCTCGGGCGATGGCGAGGTTGCCAATCTCGAGGCCTATGTCGCGGCGGAATTGGGGCTTAAGGATCATCTCGCGGGTCAGCTTGTGCTCGCCACTACGGATGCCGTCGAGCGCATGATCGGCCATGCCCTGATCGATTCGATCGATGAGACCGGCTATCTGACGGAAGATATCCGCGAGATCGCCGAACGACTCGGGACGGCCCCGGAACTCGTCGAAAAGATCCTCAAGAAAATTCAGACTTTCGATCCCTGCGGCGTCGCCGCCCGCAATCTTGCCGAATGTTTGAGCATTCAATTGCGCGAACGCGACCGGTTCGATCCGGCCATGCAGGCGCTTGTCGCCAATCTCGATCTTCTGGCCAAGCGCGATCTCGCCAGCCTGCGCAAGCTCTGCGGCGTGGACGACGAAGACATGCTCGATATGGTGGCTGAGATCCGAAGGCTTGATCCGCGTCCAGGGCGGGCCTTCGGCGGCGCCGCGATCCAGCCCGTCGTGCCCGACGTCCTGGTCCAGCCTATGCCGGACGGGTCCTGGCATGTCGAATTGAATTCGGAAGTCCTGCCGCGCATTCTCGTCAATCAGACCTATGCCACGCGCGTCTCGCGCAATAAGGGCAATGATGCCGACAAAACCTTCATCTCAAATTGCCTGCAGACGGCGAATTGGCTGACGAAGAGTCTCGAGCAAAGAGCGCGTACGATCCTCAAAGTGTCGAGCGAGATCGTGCGCCAGCAGGATGCGTTTTTCGCGCATGGCGTCGAGCATTTGCGTCCGCTCAACCTGAAAACCATCGCGGACGCGATCGGCATGCATGAATCGACGGTGTCGCGCGTGACGTCGAATAAATTCATGACGACGCCGCGCGGCCTGTTCGAACTCAAATATTTCTTCACCGCGTCGATCGCTTCGCATAATGGCGGCGACGCGCATTCGGCTGAATCGGTCCGCTTCCGGATCAGGCAGATGATCGAGCAGGAAGACGCGGGCGACGTTCTGTCGGACGATGCCATCGTGGCGCGGTTGAAGGACTCGAATATCGATATCGCCCGGCGAACGGTCGCGAAATATCGTGAGAGCCTGAAAATCCCGTCATCCGTCGCAAGACGCCGCGAAAAGGCGATGCATTAGGCGCTGGATAAAGATATCCGCAGCATTTTACCTCCGGCATGCACGCCTGGAGCTATTCTAGCGAAGCCAAATTCGCTTTGAAACTGCCGCAGTTAGTGCCGCAAATAACTGATATCTTTATATAAAGGGGCAAGGCCTAGCCTCTTCGTCCCATTGACAGAGGTTCGGGACGCTCCTAACCCTTTTAAAACTGGGGAACTCCATTCCCGGATCAAAGATTGCTGGAGGAAACGGAGTAGGCCATGGCCTTGCGTGTCTCAGGCAAGAATATCAGCATCGGTGAAGCTCTACGGTCCCATGTGCGGACCCGTATCGATACGGCGATCTCGAAGTTTTCCGCCGGACCCATCAGCGGACATGTCACAATCGAACCGGAAGGCTCAGGCTTTCGCGCCGATTGCACTTTGCATCTCGATTCCGGGATGACGCTTCAGGTCGCGGCCGAGGCGCATGAGCCTTATGCCAGTTTCAATAGGGCCGCCGATCGGATCGAGGAGCGGCTGCGCCGTTACAAGCGCCGGATCCGCAATAAGCACGGGGTGCAGGACCTCCCGCCGGGCATCGAGGTGCAACCGGGGATCAAGGATGAATTGGACGGGAGCGAGCGGACCGAGCGCGGCGAACCTTCGCCGGCGGTCATTGCCGAGCCTCGGGCCAGTCTGAAAGAAATGACGGTTTCAAGCGCCGTGCTTGAACTCGACTTGACCAATGTGCCAGTTGTGGTTTTCCGTCATGCGGGGGACGGCCGGCCCAATATCGTCTACCGGCGCGCCGACGGTAATATCGGCTGGATCGACACCATATTGGTATGAGGGCGCGAGTTTGTCGCTTTGAATGCAATGGCTCGCAATTGCCCTTTAAAAGAGCAACACCGAAGGCTTGCGCGCGGTCGCCGCGCGCCGGCGCTTGATCCCCAGGATCGACACGTCTCCTCCCTTCACCGGATTTTCTAAATAGATGAATTTAAGCGAGTTGATCACCCCCAAATCCATGCTTCCTTCGTTGAAGGCCAACACGAAGAAGCAGGCTTTGCAGGAGTTGAGCGAGCATGCCGGGCATTTGTCCGCCCTGCCTTCGCGCGAAATTTTCGATGCTCTGCTTCAACGCGAGCGCCTGGGTTCGACCGGTGTCGGCGGTGGCATTGCCATTCCGCACGGCAAATTGGCGAAAGCACCGGCCATCTTCGGGATTTTCGCGCGCCTCGAACGGCCGCTCGATTTCGAAGCGCTCGACAATGTTCCGGTCGATCTGATCTTCCTTCTGATCGCGCCCGAGTCGGCTGGGGCGGATCATCTGAAAGCGTTGGCGCGCATCGCACGCATGCTGCGCGATACATCCTTGACCGCGAAGCTCCGCTCGACGCGCGATCCTATGGCGCTTTATGCCGTGCTGACTCAGGAACAGGCTTCGCGAGCCGCCTGACTATAATGAGCTACCCGAAAAGCGCTTCACACTTTTCGGCCCGATGCTCTAGCACCAGGCCCGCCGCTCTT
The Methyloferula stellata AR4 DNA segment above includes these coding regions:
- the rpoN gene encoding RNA polymerase factor sigma-54, whose product is MALTTKLIMRQGQSLVMTPQLLQAIKLLQFSNLELAAFVQEELERNPLLERAEDAPDPHEIMGVSDGQAGAESQNNLEFNDASDTDWSSDTFATDRGALEASLGTELSNTFEDDRVHATAEHHEMADSNGLSATSWSGSSSPSGDGEVANLEAYVAAELGLKDHLAGQLVLATTDAVERMIGHALIDSIDETGYLTEDIREIAERLGTAPELVEKILKKIQTFDPCGVAARNLAECLSIQLRERDRFDPAMQALVANLDLLAKRDLASLRKLCGVDDEDMLDMVAEIRRLDPRPGRAFGGAAIQPVVPDVLVQPMPDGSWHVELNSEVLPRILVNQTYATRVSRNKGNDADKTFISNCLQTANWLTKSLEQRARTILKVSSEIVRQQDAFFAHGVEHLRPLNLKTIADAIGMHESTVSRVTSNKFMTTPRGLFELKYFFTASIASHNGGDAHSAESVRFRIRQMIEQEDAGDVLSDDAIVARLKDSNIDIARRTVAKYRESLKIPSSVARRREKAMH
- the hpf gene encoding ribosome hibernation-promoting factor, HPF/YfiA family produces the protein MALRVSGKNISIGEALRSHVRTRIDTAISKFSAGPISGHVTIEPEGSGFRADCTLHLDSGMTLQVAAEAHEPYASFNRAADRIEERLRRYKRRIRNKHGVQDLPPGIEVQPGIKDELDGSERTERGEPSPAVIAEPRASLKEMTVSSAVLELDLTNVPVVVFRHAGDGRPNIVYRRADGNIGWIDTILV
- the lptC gene encoding LPS export ABC transporter periplasmic protein LptC encodes the protein MPQRHDALRTADRHSARVRFLRRAIVIGASVTTAFIAVIGLFDPFKHMPVTISVASVHLNGTRVTTEDPKMTGFRKDGRAYEIVASSGIQDILDTNITELVGVKAKVVMGDDSTARVLAGFGTHDSLHDTMKLRENVHILNAAGYEFLMKSVTMNFKSNDMVTDEPATLLLNGARFDADRMTIGDNGHRVTFEGSVKSVIQQDSTDTSVGALTSAER
- a CDS encoding ribonuclease D, translated to MTIRLHKGDLPDGTTYGDAVAIDTETLGLVPQRDRLCVVQLSGGDGNADVVQIAPGQTRAPNIERLLADRAVTKLFHFARFDIAILYKTFGVMAEPIYCTKIASKLARTYTDRHGLKDLVRELLAVELSKQQQSSDWGADTLSDAQLTYAASDVLHLHALRAKLDMMLLRENRFQYAEACFAFLPVRAKLDLGGWPNTDIFSHE
- a CDS encoding LptA/OstA family protein, encoding MRDLFPARCRSSMLALLFCIAAAVPASAEKNQASGGGPLPGSNSKEPINIDAAKLDYYDKEQKLVYTGNVVAVQGESCLLAPVLTIFLMPKDQSNGTGTPSATNNQVRRMEASGPVTLTQKDQVGTGDNGIYVKADNKVYLNGNVTLTQGPNVTKGDKLVYDLNTSQAVVIGNVRSLFLPNNNASEDAAPKKFAKCGGSTKLGAPRNDAALKTQ
- a CDS encoding DUF1236 domain-containing protein; the encoded protein is MTIKMGIAVLSGLLTLPLAAQAQGVVGGSERGAAEGGAAAGPVGAVVGGVVGGVTGGVAGVLGADEGPRFHDYVVRTHRSSYRYAEPVEVGAELPTEGITYYDVPPEYHVAPAYRYTIINERTVLVDPHTRRVVQVID
- the lptB gene encoding LPS export ABC transporter ATP-binding protein gives rise to the protein MLFPKLFRSSSKERLEAPAAGYGDWLMEETQAAEAQFHDRLPPEWIPEDLSAPQNASAPNQPQQNMRAPAEQPRVDTDGLLSVRHLRKIYKGRRVVEDVSLEVRRGEAIGLLGPNGAGKTTVFYMISGLVRPDVGAIEIDGHDVTILPMYRRARLGIGYLPQEASVFRGLSVEQNILAVLEITQPDRRARAAELEGLLEEFDLARLRKSPAIALSGGERRRCEIARSLAGHPSFILLDEPFAGVDPIAVGDIQSLVQHLTQRGIGVLITDHNVRETLGLIDRAYIIHSGHVLTEGTPDEIVADPDVRRLYLGEDFRM
- the ptsN gene encoding PTS IIA-like nitrogen regulatory protein PtsN, which produces MNLSELITPKSMLPSLKANTKKQALQELSEHAGHLSALPSREIFDALLQRERLGSTGVGGGIAIPHGKLAKAPAIFGIFARLERPLDFEALDNVPVDLIFLLIAPESAGADHLKALARIARMLRDTSLTAKLRSTRDPMALYAVLTQEQASRAA